Genomic segment of Drosophila ananassae strain 14024-0371.13 chromosome 2L, ASM1763931v2, whole genome shotgun sequence:
AACGGTTAGCCATGATGCGACCGAAGCTGTGAATGTTAACCATACTTAGCCGTGTAATACTTGCagataaatattcaaataaaaaatgttcagAATCAGAAAAGTCTTGTTTAAATGTTTAGAAATATTGCTTGATTGGTATGCCGAAACGTTGCTAAAGGCTTTTGAACAAATGACCCTATGCCGGATATTTCCTAGTGACATGTACTTGCAAAGCCTACCTGATGGACTCTCTGTTTCAATTAGCATAGTTAACCCCTCTGGCGTTAATTTTCAGTTGGAAGTTATTCTGTCTGGTACTCGTATCAGTTTCATTTTTGGTGTGTCGCCATGAGGTCTATCATCTGGGTGCTTATTTCTTTTCGATTTGTCTCAGCGATCCTAGGGAATTCTACTTATTTGATTAAGAATTCCGGATCGTTTGAGGACAAGCTGCTTTCGCGCAAAGTCCGTGGTCTGATATTCCCGGATAAGGCCTCTGTTTTGCTGACCGCTGCCTTGACCAAACTTATAGTGGGTGGTCGACCCAGTGGACTTCAGTATAGCCTCGAGTTCGACATTTATCATCCACTTCCCGATACTGTGGAGGGCTGGCAGCCGAAGATATTAAAACGCTTCAGACCCAAGACCACGACCACACCAAAACGTCGATTGGATTCCATGCCGTATTACAGAAGCCCAGACCTGGAGAATTATTATCAAAATTATTATCAGAATTATTACCAAAATGCAGGTGCCTGGGGACCTAACAGAAAGTAAGTTATAGTCTTGgacaaaagaaaataattttataatcaAAGTTTAGCTCTTCAACACGCAGGAATAACTTCATCGCTCCAAAAACCTACAACCCAAccatgtaaatattttataaagttTAAAACAATACAATTTTAACTAATATTAATACTTTTTAGATTAAAATCAAAGGCTCAATCGCATAGATTTCAAAggttaaaaatagtttatgaCATGGTTCTATAAGAGAAATTTTAATTGTAGATTTAATCTTTCAGTTCATCCATTAATAGAGATTTACTTTACCAAACCCCTCTGAGTATTCCTAAGGTTAATTATCTTCGGCCAAAAGAAGAGGTCTACGAATCCTGGTCTGAAGTTCCAAGCTGGAAATTGAATCGAGGCTACAGAGAGCGCAGAGAAATATTTGATCAGTTCGAGGCTATGGGAAAAGTGTAGGTTACAAAGTACCATGTATTATATTCATTTTACTATTTAACTACTTTCATTTAGTTTTCAAATAGATCTGAAGTCGTGTATTAAGAGAGCCATGTGTGAACTTAGAGCCAAAATAAACGCAGGCCACCACGAGGGCTTTCTCATGGAGGATCTTATGCGGATTGTATTGACGTGAGTATAGTTATGATTCTAGCACCCAAGCTAAATCGTACTTTTAGGGTGCCCGAGGAGATATTGGATGGCAAGTACAAACATCGCAAGGACGTCAAGGACTGCGCTCGATTTTATGCACCAAGTTGCCCATACAACGTTCTTAACTTCCTAACACAAAACggcaaaaatatataaacctAGTAGGCCGACAATCAAATTCTCGTGTTATGTCATTGGACTAGGAAAGCGACACCAGCTTCAGATTCATTACACATTCAGCCTCCGAACTGGACAGTCATCTAAATTCCAGTATCCGAAACCCCAAAATTCTAAATTTACAGTTTATTTGGCCTTCAGTAAATCAGTATTCCAAAATTGTGTAAAACGTTTTATAGATTCAGTGCAAAATGGTTTTCAACATAAAAATTGTCGGCGGACTGCTCTCTTCGACTTTCAAGTCTCAGGGAATCTTGAAAATAAGCAACCGATTCGGATCCGGGTGCGCTAAGAAGGGTGGGAAGGACCGATGTCCCAAGGTCAACAAGAACTATCCGTGCGGTAGGCCCGAGGCGGAGCCGGAAATAAAGAAGTCAAAGCAGAAGGCGCTCAAATCTATGTGGCTTAACCCGTTCTGTGATCCCGAGGACACCTACTGCCCGTTCAATCCTAGATTCGACGACATTTACTATGTGGAGTCGGACAAGGCGAAGCGCAAGTACTGGCAGACCTGGGTGGCTTGCCCTCCCATCAACATAAAGCCCAAGAAGATCTGCTGCTATGCCCAGGCGAAGCCAGCTCCGGTAAAGCGTCGCAAGCGCGCCGCCAGGCCAACTACTGCCTGCCCACAGCCCTGTCCGGACCCCCAACCAGGATCTTGCCCCAAGATTCCCCGACGCTGTCACAGGGAAGGCCGGGTACCATCAAAGTGTCACAAAAATCGTGCACCAGCGGACTGTGTCAAGCCTCTGACCCCATATCCTTCATACTCGGAGTGCAAGAAGCGTAAACTTGATCCCCTGCACCCGAAGGAGTGCGCTTGCACTGTCGTTCCTATGTTGTGCGAGGTATGGGCTATGTACCGAAAGAATGCCCTCGCCAGGAGCAAAAAATCCAGCCAATAAAATCTTCTCAATTTGGAGTACAACATAGATCCAGAAGCCGGGAGTGTCCTCATTATCTGTCGactgaaataaaacaaaatccgGAGTGCGgtgtaaaattttatatttagtGTTTGAAAGGGATTGTTTCTGACATTCTTTTATTTCTAATTATCCTTAATAATCAAATGGATTTTTGGCCATGTTAGTTATTAGCGTCCAAAGTATAGGACTGCAGTCATGAAAAGTCTTTTCGCAATCGGCTCCTCCCCGTCCAGCATCTCTGGCATGTAGATACTTTCCAGCGACGTTGTGGGTGGGTCTGTAGAATAGAGTTCTCTAAATACTTAGTTCGAatttctcaaaaatatttacttacaccataattgaatttgtaatttCACTGAAAATATTCCTGTTTTGGAAGGGTCTTTGAGAGATTTCACAAATGCTCCTTAGCAGGCATGCTCCACCATTTTGGCCAGCAAttctaaaagaaaatatgagaacatatgtatatggaaatataataaaatgagTTTCTCACTGCTCCATGCCAAGTTCGATGGCAGTGTAGACCCACGATCGGGCCTCGTCATGGGAAAGCTTTGTCTGCATATCCTTGCGCCATTCGCGGGCTGTGGAAACGAACGTCGAGGTGTTCCAGAAACTCCACCAGTAAAGCGGAATGGTCGTTGGGATCCACTGGCCCTGAACGTTGAAGAACCACCAAAAGGACTGGTCCTTGTCGACTTGTTTTACAGGATACGCAAAGCTAGGCACAAACTTTAGGACAAGGGTCAGGGTGAACTCTGGATCAGGATCAAGAGGATATATCTACCTTGACAACTCCCTGGCCATTGTAAATGGCTACTCGCTTGGAGCGACTCAGGGGCTGGCTGCTGTAACTAAAGCTGCTGTTTCCTTTGGCATCTGGATCGAAATTGAAATTGGTATGGCCCAATACCAGAGTGGTACTGGATAGCACCGTTAGGAGCAGTAGCTGCCAGGTCAGAACCGTCTGGACCATGTTGTTTGTTTTCGATTGCAATGCTAACTAATCTGGCTTTGTTTAAGCTCGGATCTCCGCACCCAGATTTGTTTGGCCAAGAAATTGGCATGTCCCCAAAGAAATACCAAGAACAAAGAATAGGTTGCTACTCTTTGTTCGTGGCTGTGATTCTTCAAAAGAAAGAATAGGGTATTGTGTAGAAGACTTTTGATTGGCTGGAGCGTCCAATCCAAGAAATTCTAATGATGGAGCATGCGCTCCAGTTTCGGAACCAGAGGTGTTCTATTGACTAATTCGGTCTAATTGCTGTTCACGCATCTATCGCTGGTCGTTGATCCACTCATTTGCAGGTCGCCTAATTAAGTCCCAAATAGACAAAAGAGAGCTAACAATGATTTGGGGCTTCTGGATGCGCTATTCCCGCGTGGATCACAACACCATGCATCGTCGAAAGCAGTACAACGTAAAGAAGATCGTCCAGGTCGCGTTGATAGTGATCGTACTCATATCTCCAATCGGGGGGCTACTCTTATTTCCATCCACCACGGTGCTTCAGCTCACCTCGTCCATCTCGATACCTCTCGACCTGCCCACACGCACCAAGGTCTTCGTGGACATGGGTTTTCAAATGAACTACAACCTGCCCACCACGGTGTCGGCGTTCTACAACGCCTCCATCTGGGCGGACGAGCTGTCGCGCCGACAAAAGCGCCACTTGCCAAAAATTTCGGATCTGCAAAGCTTGGAACGGGAACAGGACGTTGGCATGCATCCAGGTGACTTAACGGCCGGCCAGATGTACTTGGGGCTGGAGAACTTGCTCGAGACCTATGGAGTCCACAGATCTTGCCTGCTACGCAGTGTTTGCGAACTAGCCTTGCATCCTTTTGCTGAAAATCATTATTATGCTATGGTTACCCAGGCCATCACCTTTCTTCTCACGTAAGTTTAAGACTTTGATTCAATTAGACTTATTGTTTAATTTGTACAATTATTAAAGAGTTTACAAGTGAAAGTGTATTCCATTTATCAATGATAAATctgtattatttttctaattttagGCCTTCCCAGCATGAGGGTTTCGCTGAGGATGAGCAGCATTACCGCGACAAATACGAACGAGCCGAACAGATTGGCTTCCTGGGCGGGGAATGCCACCTCTCGTATCCTAGCTGCGACATGGACATCATAAACTTAGCCACCCGACTGGTCAGATGAAATAAAGATAACCGAATAGCCTATAATTTGTATACATTCATTTGGTGATGAAGAAATTATGAACAAAGTGCAAGTGCATCATCATTGAAATCCATAACATTCAGTTGACTGGAAAATAGCCATAAATTCCCACGCCAGTTTGTCTGGCTAGGTATTTAATGGGGAGCTCAGAAGACTGCTGATTCCTGTGAGAAACTCAAACGGACAGTTGGCATATAAACCCGCACAGTCGTTTCCCATAAATCCGTGCTGTTCCGCCTGCTGGTAGGCCTCTTGGTAGACACGTTCTTCGGGGCCAAAGGCCTCGTGCATCGAAGGTCTGAAAATAAGTTTAAATTTCAATAGATTTAATTTCACAAAAACTTACGTCAGGGTGAAGGTCAGTAGGGCGGTAAGCATGTTGTGTTCGGCATCCTGGAAGGGATGTCGGGCGAGCTCACAAACACTGCGCAACAGACAGGACTCATCGAAGCCATAGCGCGCCAGCATGTTCTCCAGGCTTTCGTACAGTTCTCCGGCTGTGAAATCATTTGGATGCATCGACTTCACTCCTCCTGGCAAATACTTCTCCGTCTCATTCCTCAGATGACGCTTGCCGCGGCGGGAGAACTCATCCGGCCAGATAGTGGCCGCGTAGAAGGACGATGGCTGACTCGGAAAGGCGTAGTTCATTTGCAGACCCCAGTCCCAGAAGAGCTTCCGATCGGGTATTACAACGGGCACGGACAACGAGGAGGTCACCTGATAAACAGAAGAAGCGGGAAATATCAAAGGGAACTCCGACGAAGCTGGAAAGCTCCAAAGAGTCACCAGAGCTCCAATGAAGTGTACGCGCTTGAGACACATTTCGATGTGATGGGATCTCTGGGACAATACGCACTTCGATAATTAGTGGCTTCCAAAAGCTGCTAATGAAACGCACAGACAGTGCAATTTACAGGTGGggcttatatttttattgtttgtattattttattggtTCTATTGAAATATGACGTGGCTTATGAGCTGTAACAGGTCGTGTTTGCAGTGGGAATACAATCTCAAGCAGTCTCTGCCCAAAAATCCATCCAGCTCGGCCTGCTCGTAGGCTTCTCTATAAACATCTTCATTCTCTTGAAAGCCTTCATGTTGTGAGGGactaaaaaaggaaaattatcTTTCAGAagcaataattttaaatatttgtaaattATCTACCTCAGAACAAAAGTAACAATATCAGTGAGCATGTGTCTGTGTTTATCATCGAAGGGATGTTGGGCCAACTCACAGACACTTCTCAGCAAACAAGTTTCATGGATTCCATAACCGGCCAGATTATCCTCCAAAAAGGCGTAAAGCTCGGCTGCTGAAAAATCCTTCGGATGTATTCCGGTCTCTCCATCATGTCCGTATTTTGTGTAGAAACTTGCATCGTTGATCTCCAAGGTGGGAGCTTCGCGTTTTGCCTTATAATTGGCAAACCCCGGCCAGATGGGTATACTATAAAATTCCGTGAGGTTGTAGGGATAGTTATAGGAGACAGCAAAGCACCAATCGATCAAAATGCGACGCTCCGGAAGTAGCTCAGCAATGGGAAAGGAAACCGACAGAGTTAGCTGTGAGTAATGGGTTAAGTATAATCATTcccttaaaaaaaaccaaaaacgtACACCCAAGTTAGACGATGCTGGCCACAGAAGGGACACTGAATGATTGGTGAAGAAGGAAACTAAAATAAGTGATCTCAGCCAGCTGAGttccattttgagaaccgtGTGTGTTGAGCCAGAAAAGGGTACTGATCGAGGTTCAAATACCCAAATCCAACAATTGTCCAACAAATTGGGTCGGTGGGTTAATGTACATATAAGTATGGTAAATAAATCAAGACATCAATCGGTGGCGGGTAAATATTTGGGGAAATGGTTTGCGATGCCGGATTGAAGCCGCCTTCGTAAAAATTTGACGATTTCCTCTGCTCAGTTGGGAAAGATGCTACGAGCCAAGATCTTTGTTATGATTGTGCTGCTTGCGGGCTTTTGGCCAAGTCTGGGGGAAAATTCAAAATCTGAACTTAAAGAGGCGGTGGTCAGAGTTTTTAGCCGGAAAAGAAGGGCGCTTTTATTTCCTCCGGGCTCATTTGTGAAGTTTACATGTTCCTTTGCCACTGGCCTAATTGCGACCTATCCGAAGGGCATTACCTTTGTGCTGGAGGAAGCTCTCTACTTTCCGATTCCTGGAACTTTGGAGGATGTATATCCTAGAAGATTTCGACCCAAGACCACAACAAAGAAGCCAGAGAAGCTTCCGGATTCTATTGTCTATATACCAGGCACCGATTGGCGTTTCAAGGCCCAGACCCTGCCGAAGCCCAAATTGAGGCAGCCACCTCCCAAAACCCATCGAATTGATGATGTCAGTTACGCAAATCCCTTCAAATGGCAACAGTGGAGCCAATACTCCAAGTTTCCGGAAAAAAATCATCAGTGGCAGAATCATCAGTGGAATGGCTGGAATCAGGAGAAGGTATCAAAGTGGACCACTCCATCTCCCAAATGGAATAGATACAGTGAAGCGTGGAACTCTCATCACATTCGTGGTCATCGGGATCGTAGGGACTTGTTTGATCGATTTAGCAAATTAAGTAAAATGTGGGTTAAAGGAATGCCAATTTTTAAACACATTATTAATCACATTATTTTTAACAGTATTGGCATTGATGTCAAGTCGTGTATTCTACGCACTATATGTGATAGTAAGCGATTGCTTTTGCCGCCAGGATATTCCATGTTGCACGACATGCTTCGCTTGATTTTCACGTGAGTTCTAAAAGGTTAAAGAAATTGCAAGATTTTTCAGTAAGATTCTATTCTATAGTTTACCTCGATTGGATGGATTCAAAGATGAATACAGCCGTATTATGGACCGAGATCCAGACGAATGCTCTGAGGAATTAAAGTCGAAGTGTAATATGAATCTCTTAATTTGGTTACTAAGTGGTAGAGTCGAATAAACACTTAAATCTTGTTATAAATATGCATAAAAAGGTGGATAATGTCTGCTTTGTAGATTTATTTTGGAGGTCATGTGTTTATGCTTATAATTTACGGATTTACTTACCAATAGCGACATAGTTTATTGTCACGTTCTCATTTAATTTGATTCAATTGTGGACTGAACAATTATCACTCCCCAATAAGTCGAAATACATCAGACCTTCTTGTTAGACTAACGATGTCTCAATCAGTATTCTTTAGCTATGCGTGGCTGGGTGTTGATCTTCTTTTCCTTTCAACTCCTCCACTTGGTTGTACCTCAAGTGGAGTCCAATCATACGAAACTCAATCATGCAGTGGATCGGGTAATTTCGCGGCGGAAGCGCTTTGTTCTTTTTCCTCCGGGATCCAATTTGAAGTTTACAGGACAACTCAGCAAGGGTCTCATCTCGGCCTATCCTCGCGGTGTGTCCATGAATATCGAGCAGGCCTGCTACTACCCAGTGCCATCCAAACGAGAGGACGTCTATCCCAAGCGATATCGCCAGAGGACGACTACCACTGAGAAGCCAAAGACCACTACAGAACCAACCTATGTTTGGATACCAGGAACCAATTGGCGATTCAAGGCCACTCCAGTCAAGAAACCCAATCCAATAAGACTGCACCATCGCATAGATGAGAGACCCCACATATCCTCCTACTCTGATCCTGCCAAGTGGGCCCATTGGTCCAAATACGGGCAACGTTATGAAAACTGGTCGCCGGCGAATCAAAACTATCAGAAATACAGCCAACCTGGACAATGGAGCAAATGGACAACGAAGTCCCCCCAGTGGGCAAAGTATCCTAGTTATCCGAAACGTTGGCATAGATCGGCGGATGGTGAGTACTTCGATCCTGAGGTTGAGCCCTATGCGGATGTGAGGTCTTCGAATTCACTTAGCTTTGAAGAACCTTTCGATCCCGACTTGACTCCTCATCATCCGCCTCACTATCCGGAACTTGGGCATGTGGACGACTGGCGGCATTACAACGGACACCGAGACCGTCGCCAGCTATTCGAGCACTTCGAAGGCTTCAGTAATATGTAAAGACTAGCtggaatttatattttaagattcctgaaatttatatatttattttagtttggGCATCGATGGCAAGGCCTGTGTTTTGAGAGCCATTTGTGACAGCAAGCGGTTGCTTTTGCCGAAAGGATATTCGATGCTTCAGGATATTGTGAGGCTAGTTTTTACGTAAGTTTTATCTTTTGACTTTATGACTTTAAATGAGTTACATATTATCTGTATAGATTTCCCACCATAACCGGCGTGGAGGATGACTACTCCCGTATCATGAAAATGAATGCAGACGATTGCGACCGCCACTTTCGCGATTCTTGTAAGCTTAATATTTTAGCATGGCTGCTGGGAGGCAAATGGAATTGAATAAAACGCATTAAAAAGGACTTGGGATGTGGGGGTTTATTGGATGAACTGCGCCGCCCACATGGACTGTTTGCACTCCG
This window contains:
- the LOC6503411 gene encoding uncharacterized protein LOC6503411; translation: MVQTVLTWQLLLLTVLSSTTLVLGHTNFNFDPDAKGNSSFSYSSQPLSRSKRVAIYNGQGVVKFVPSFAYPVKQVDKDQSFWWFFNVQGQWIPTTIPLYWWSFWNTSTFVSTAREWRKDMQTKLSHDEARSWVYTAIELGMEQIAGQNGGACLLRSICEISQRPFQNRNIFSEITNSIMV
- the LOC6503410 gene encoding uncharacterized protein LOC6503410; protein product: MCLKRVHFIGALVTLWSFPASSEFPLIFPASSVYQVTSSLSVPVVIPDRKLFWDWGLQMNYAFPSQPSSFYAATIWPDEFSRRGKRHLRNETEKYLPGGVKSMHPNDFTAGELYESLENMLARYGFDESCLLRSVCELARHPFQDAEHNMLTALLTFTLTPSMHEAFGPEERVYQEAYQQAEQHGFMGNDCAGLYANCPFEFLTGISSLLSSPLNT
- the LOC6503440 gene encoding uncharacterized protein LOC6503440, producing MRGWVLIFFSFQLLHLVVPQVESNHTKLNHAVDRVISRRKRFVLFPPGSNLKFTGQLSKGLISAYPRGVSMNIEQACYYPVPSKREDVYPKRYRQRTTTTEKPKTTTEPTYVWIPGTNWRFKATPVKKPNPIRLHHRIDERPHISSYSDPAKWAHWSKYGQRYENWSPANQNYQKYSQPGQWSKWTTKSPQWAKYPSYPKRWHRSADGEYFDPEVEPYADVRSSNSLSFEEPFDPDLTPHHPPHYPELGHVDDWRHYNGHRDRRQLFEHFEGFSNILGIDGKACVLRAICDSKRLLLPKGYSMLQDIVRLVFTFPTITGVEDDYSRIMKMNADDCDRHFRDSCKLNILAWLLGGKWN
- the LOC6503438 gene encoding uncharacterized protein LOC6503438, translating into MVFNIKIVGGLLSSTFKSQGILKISNRFGSGCAKKGGKDRCPKVNKNYPCGRPEAEPEIKKSKQKALKSMWLNPFCDPEDTYCPFNPRFDDIYYVESDKAKRKYWQTWVACPPINIKPKKICCYAQAKPAPVKRRKRAARPTTACPQPCPDPQPGSCPKIPRRCHREGRVPSKCHKNRAPADCVKPLTPYPSYSECKKRKLDPLHPKECACTVVPMLCEVWAMYRKNALARSKKSSQ
- the LOC6503439 gene encoding uncharacterized protein LOC6503439, encoding MIWGFWMRYSRVDHNTMHRRKQYNVKKIVQVALIVIVLISPIGGLLLFPSTTVLQLTSSISIPLDLPTRTKVFVDMGFQMNYNLPTTVSAFYNASIWADELSRRQKRHLPKISDLQSLEREQDVGMHPGDLTAGQMYLGLENLLETYGVHRSCLLRSVCELALHPFAENHYYAMVTQAITFLLTPSQHEGFAEDEQHYRDKYERAEQIGFLGGECHLSYPSCDMDIINLATRLVR
- the LOC6502490 gene encoding uncharacterized protein LOC6502490, translated to MLRAKIFVMIVLLAGFWPSLGENSKSELKEAVVRVFSRKRRALLFPPGSFVKFTCSFATGLIATYPKGITFVLEEALYFPIPGTLEDVYPRRFRPKTTTKKPEKLPDSIVYIPGTDWRFKAQTLPKPKLRQPPPKTHRIDDVSYANPFKWQQWSQYSKFPEKNHQWQNHQWNGWNQEKVSKWTTPSPKWNRYSEAWNSHHIRGHRDRRDLFDRFSKLSKIIGIDVKSCILRTICDSKRLLLPPGYSMLHDMLRLIFTLPRLDGFKDEYSRIMDRDPDECSEELKSKCNMNLLIWLLSGRVE
- the LOC26515209 gene encoding uncharacterized protein LOC26515209: MELSWLRSLILVSFFTNHSVSLLWPASSNLGLTLSVSFPIAELLPERRILIDWCFAVSYNYPYNLTEFYSIPIWPGFANYKAKREAPTLEINDASFYTKYGHDGETGIHPKDFSAAELYAFLEDNLAGYGIHETCLLRSVCELAQHPFDDKHRHMLTDIVTFVLSPSQHEGFQENEDVYREAYEQAELDGFLGRDCLRLYSHCKHDLLQLISHVIFQ
- the LOC6503437 gene encoding uncharacterized protein LOC6503437 translates to MRSIIWVLISFRFVSAILGNSTYLIKNSGSFEDKLLSRKVRGLIFPDKASVLLTAALTKLIVGGRPSGLQYSLEFDIYHPLPDTVEGWQPKILKRFRPKTTTTPKRRLDSMPYYRSPDLENYYQNYYQNYYQNAGAWGPNRNSSTRRNNFIAPKTYNPTILKSKAQSHRFQSSSINRDLLYQTPLSIPKVNYLRPKEEVYESWSEVPSWKLNRGYRERREIFDQFEAMGKVFQIDLKSCIKRAMCELRAKINAGHHEGFLMEDLMRIVLTVPEEILDGKYKHRKDVKDCARFYAPSCPYNVLNFLTQNGKNI